Proteins from one Halogeometricum sp. S1BR25-6 genomic window:
- a CDS encoding helix-turn-helix domain-containing protein, producing MVKLDDVDPDELRRALADAGSAKEAKRLVVALDYLDGVAVSVLAERYGIPRSTLYYWLDRFEAEPVAEAITDEDRPGRPRKLDDGDRRRLQDHLDAAPTEHGYEGDQWTPELVRDHVERTFGVSYSVGHVRRLLRELRTS from the coding sequence ATGGTCAAGCTCGACGACGTGGACCCGGACGAACTTCGTCGCGCACTCGCGGATGCGGGGTCGGCGAAGGAGGCGAAACGTCTCGTCGTCGCCTTGGATTACCTCGACGGTGTCGCGGTGTCCGTCCTCGCGGAGCGCTACGGTATCCCCCGCTCGACCCTCTACTACTGGCTCGACAGATTCGAGGCCGAACCGGTAGCCGAGGCCATAACCGACGAGGACCGCCCGGGTCGCCCGCGAAAGCTCGACGACGGGGACCGACGGCGACTGCAGGACCACCTCGACGCGGCCCCGACCGAACACGGGTACGAGGGCGACCAGTGGACTCCCGAACTCGTCAGGGACCACGTCGAACGGACGTTCGGGGTCTCCTACTCCGTCGGACACGTCCGCCGACTGCTTCGAGAACTGCGGACGTCCTGA
- the rdfA gene encoding rod-determining factor RdfA: MSSEENETAKRGRRSKVRRLIDEYGLDGEGERLENLWTAARDDRLSLRELADDFNRRLLRAVMVEAGMNPLDGEVENTYRLLTADDVSSGMQTQAKQTLEREGIDTESLQKDFVSHQAIHTYLTKYRGVKRDEQTDEDRVQKGLDTIQRLRSRTAAVSENIVENLANTDRIQIGEFEVLVDVRVFCRDCGTQYDVQDLLEEGRCECGGELAAAAGETNATE, from the coding sequence ATGAGTAGCGAGGAGAACGAGACGGCGAAACGCGGACGCCGAAGTAAAGTCCGCCGGCTCATCGACGAGTACGGTCTCGACGGGGAGGGCGAGCGACTGGAAAACCTGTGGACGGCGGCCCGTGACGACCGTCTAAGCCTCCGCGAACTCGCCGACGACTTCAACCGACGGCTGCTTCGCGCGGTGATGGTCGAGGCGGGAATGAACCCCCTCGACGGCGAAGTCGAAAACACCTACCGCCTGTTGACCGCCGACGACGTCTCGAGCGGGATGCAGACGCAGGCGAAACAGACGCTCGAACGCGAGGGAATCGATACCGAGAGTCTCCAGAAAGATTTCGTCTCTCACCAGGCGATACACACCTACCTGACGAAGTACCGCGGTGTCAAGCGTGACGAGCAGACGGACGAAGACCGCGTACAGAAGGGTCTCGACACTATTCAGCGGCTCCGGAGCAGGACGGCCGCCGTCTCCGAGAACATCGTCGAAAATTTGGCGAACACCGACCGGATTCAGATCGGCGAGTTCGAGGTGCTCGTCGACGTCCGCGTGTTCTGCCGAGACTGCGGAACGCAGTACGACGTCCAAGACCTCCTAGAAGAGGGTCGCTGTGAGTGTGGCGGCGAACTCGCCGCCGCCGCGGGCGAGACGAACGCGACGGAGTAA